The Aurantiacibacter arachoides genome window below encodes:
- a CDS encoding MmcB family DNA repair protein, with product MDDSPAATLSSPRPGLVEDEFTRRSRAVCRGICRLFARNDIWALTEMPLRNGRRADLMGIDGKGKIVIVEVKTARGDLLGDGKWPDYLDFCDRFYWGLPPELDRSVLEGPDYRPDCCGVIVADEYDAEIVRPAPSHPLAAARRRVEVERLARTALRRQLVGLDPHCSNWGGELAG from the coding sequence ATGGATGATTCGCCCGCCGCCACTCTCTCCTCCCCCCGCCCCGGCCTGGTGGAGGACGAATTCACGCGCCGTTCGCGCGCCGTTTGCCGCGGTATCTGCCGCCTGTTCGCTCGCAACGACATCTGGGCGCTTACCGAAATGCCGCTGCGCAACGGTCGGCGCGCCGACCTCATGGGGATCGATGGCAAGGGCAAGATCGTCATCGTCGAGGTCAAGACCGCACGCGGCGACCTGCTGGGTGATGGCAAGTGGCCCGATTACCTCGATTTCTGCGACCGGTTCTATTGGGGCCTGCCGCCCGAACTCGATCGTTCCGTGCTGGAGGGGCCCGATTACCGGCCCGACTGCTGCGGGGTGATCGTGGCCGACGAATATGATGCGGAAATCGTCCGCCCCGCGCCCAGCCACCCGCTCGCCGCCGCGCGCCGCCGGGTCGAGGTGGAGCGGCTCGCGCGTACCGCCCTGCGGCGCCAGCTTGTCGGGCTGGACCCTCATTGCAGCAACTGGGGCGGCGAACTGGCGGGTTAA
- a CDS encoding sterol desaturase family protein, which produces MWVAILVSALAMTAIVAVRYVLTSGAFAWATGKVRPGHYAGLDAQIRREIGWSLASAAIYGVPAGVVVWGWQNRGWTRIYTDLFAMPLWYVPLSLLVYLFLHDTWFYWTHRLMHRPKWFRVAHAVHHASRPPTAWAAMSFHPIEALTGAFVIPALVFVVPVHIGVLGMVLGIMTVMGVTNHMGWEMFPRALVHSRVGNWLITASHHQRHHDEYRCNYGLYFRLWDRLCNTDKGLAAPKPASQASRF; this is translated from the coding sequence ATGTGGGTCGCCATCCTCGTCTCCGCGCTCGCCATGACCGCGATCGTCGCCGTCCGCTACGTGCTGACGAGCGGGGCCTTTGCCTGGGCGACGGGCAAGGTCCGTCCCGGCCACTACGCCGGGCTCGATGCGCAGATCCGCCGCGAGATCGGCTGGTCGCTGGCCTCGGCAGCGATATACGGGGTGCCGGCGGGCGTGGTCGTCTGGGGATGGCAGAACCGCGGGTGGACCCGCATCTATACCGACCTGTTCGCCATGCCGCTGTGGTATGTGCCGCTTTCGCTGCTGGTCTACCTGTTCCTCCACGATACCTGGTTCTATTGGACCCACCGCCTGATGCACCGGCCCAAGTGGTTCCGCGTGGCCCACGCCGTGCATCATGCCAGCCGCCCGCCCACTGCCTGGGCGGCGATGAGTTTCCACCCGATCGAGGCGCTGACCGGCGCATTCGTGATCCCGGCGCTGGTGTTCGTGGTGCCGGTCCACATCGGGGTCCTGGGGATGGTCCTGGGGATCATGACGGTGATGGGCGTCACCAATCACATGGGCTGGGAGATGTTTCCTCGCGCTCTCGTTCATTCGCGCGTAGGGAACTGGCTGATAACGGCGAGCCACCATCAGCGGCATCACGATGAATATCGCTGCAACTACGGCCTCTATTTCAGATTGTGGGATCGCCTGTGCAACACCGACAAGGGCCTCGCCGCCCCAAAGCCAGCCTCGCAAGCCTCGCGGTTCTGA
- a CDS encoding DUF2141 domain-containing protein, with product MTITNLRNQDGVVRACMTRDQSRFPRCQDAAQGYRSVIDAGEARVVSFHNVPPGTYAIAVLHDENGNGRADRTLGMMPREGFGFSRDAPVRMGLPSFDAAAIEIGGSPVRQTIRMRYML from the coding sequence GTGACGATCACGAACCTGCGCAACCAAGACGGCGTGGTGCGCGCGTGCATGACCCGCGACCAGTCGCGCTTCCCCCGATGCCAGGACGCGGCGCAGGGGTATCGCAGCGTGATCGACGCCGGCGAGGCACGGGTGGTGTCGTTCCACAACGTCCCCCCCGGAACCTACGCCATCGCGGTGTTGCATGACGAGAACGGCAACGGCCGCGCCGACCGCACGCTGGGCATGATGCCGCGCGAAGGCTTCGGCTTTTCGCGCGATGCGCCGGTGCGCATGGGACTGCCCTCGTTCGACGCCGCGGCCATAGAAATCGGCGGTTCGCCGGTCCGGCAGACCATTCGAATGCGATACATGCTCTAG
- a CDS encoding phosphatase domain-containing protein: MVFSPRVSTRIQPYFGHRSRTRLVLSSRALRQPPGVYDSGSRWQAMRTMVRQFASREVAGVVVRLVIEGPDGPLLDCSATGDAEGYIHFDVPLDPAWDLPAFPVWERAHLHWVNTEGPQQVDAYVLAPGTTSDLAVISDIDDTIVETGITGGLRNIVRNWRRVFAELPHQRVAVPGADTFYGQLGGGLLEEGEKRGAERMPATRRPFFYVSSSPWNLFSYLVAFMRVKTMPLGPIALRDWGFDRDTFGSASHGAHKTAAIAAILAMHPELRFAMIGDDTQGDLPAFAHAAAAFPGRVAAVFIRKAAEEEFSPEELAGQAALKAAGIPLWLGRSYDEGLDFLRSIGVTPGGETEHIVRTVERVADETPGTGAA; the protein is encoded by the coding sequence ATGGTGTTCTCCCCCCGGGTCTCCACCCGCATCCAGCCCTATTTCGGGCATCGCAGCCGCACCCGTCTGGTGCTGAGTTCCCGCGCGCTGCGCCAGCCGCCCGGCGTCTACGACAGCGGTTCGCGCTGGCAGGCCATGCGCACCATGGTGCGCCAGTTCGCCAGCCGCGAGGTGGCGGGCGTCGTGGTCCGGCTGGTGATCGAGGGGCCCGATGGCCCGCTGCTCGACTGCTCCGCGACGGGCGATGCAGAGGGGTACATCCATTTCGACGTGCCGCTCGATCCGGCGTGGGACCTGCCAGCGTTCCCGGTGTGGGAACGCGCGCACCTGCACTGGGTGAATACAGAGGGGCCGCAGCAGGTCGACGCCTACGTGCTGGCACCCGGCACGACGAGCGACCTGGCGGTCATTTCCGATATCGACGACACCATCGTGGAAACCGGCATCACCGGCGGCCTGCGCAACATCGTGCGCAACTGGCGCCGTGTGTTCGCCGAACTGCCGCACCAGCGCGTGGCTGTGCCGGGGGCGGACACCTTTTACGGCCAGCTTGGCGGCGGGCTGCTCGAAGAAGGCGAGAAACGCGGGGCCGAGCGGATGCCGGCGACGCGGCGACCGTTCTTCTACGTGTCGTCCAGTCCGTGGAACCTGTTCTCCTACCTCGTCGCCTTCATGCGGGTGAAGACCATGCCGCTGGGGCCAATCGCGCTGCGCGACTGGGGGTTCGATCGCGATACCTTCGGCTCGGCCAGCCACGGCGCGCACAAGACGGCGGCGATCGCGGCGATTCTCGCCATGCATCCCGAACTGCGCTTCGCCATGATCGGCGACGACACGCAAGGCGACCTGCCCGCCTTCGCGCACGCCGCCGCGGCCTTTCCCGGCCGGGTGGCCGCGGTGTTCATTCGCAAGGCGGCGGAGGAGGAATTCTCTCCCGAAGAACTGGCGGGTCAAGCCGCGCTGAAGGCGGCCGGCATACCGTTGTGGCTCGGCCGCAGTTACGACGAAGGGCTCGATTTCCTGCGCTCCATCGGCGTCACCCCGGGCGGCGAAACCGAACACATCGTGCGCACGGTGGAACGTGTGGCGGACGAAACGCCGGGCACGGGTGCTGCCTAA
- a CDS encoding M48 family metalloprotease, translating to MRSTIFARAIAALALFGLVAQPVAAQSQGPSVLRDAETEALLQDLVDPLAEAAGLGEGAVDIVLINDPSMNAFVAGGQRIYVHSGTLGNADSVGEVQGVLAHELGHITGGHINRMSEGVGNATRITLLSTLLAVGAALAGAGEAAMGIMGAGQTAAMGNFLAFSRTQEASADAAGAQYLAEAGISGRGSLAFFERLQNYEFRRGISQNRDNEYARSHPMTGQRLATLREGYVADPAWAVADDAGLQQRFERVQAKLFGYLAEPDRTLQFFPETMTGVPARYARALAYHKDARMDLALAEIGSLVADEPDNPYFLELEGQILLESGRVPQALEPLREATRLTGSNPLIASLLGHALLATENPANLDEAESVLRAAVGRDHENPFAWYQLGVVYGQRGDFARARLASAEQQIMSGNPQGAMVNAQAAEAALPVNTPDWIRAQDVQLQARGMLERMAERN from the coding sequence ATGCGCTCCACCATCTTCGCCCGGGCAATTGCCGCTCTCGCCCTGTTCGGCCTCGTCGCACAGCCAGTCGCCGCGCAGAGCCAGGGCCCATCGGTGCTGCGCGATGCGGAGACCGAGGCGCTGTTGCAGGACCTCGTCGACCCGCTGGCCGAGGCCGCCGGCCTTGGCGAAGGCGCGGTCGACATCGTGCTGATCAACGACCCCAGCATGAACGCCTTCGTCGCGGGCGGGCAGCGCATCTATGTCCACTCGGGCACGCTGGGCAACGCCGATTCGGTCGGCGAGGTGCAGGGCGTTCTTGCCCACGAACTGGGCCACATCACCGGCGGTCACATCAACCGCATGTCAGAAGGCGTCGGCAACGCCACGCGCATCACCCTGCTGTCCACGCTGCTGGCGGTGGGCGCTGCGCTGGCCGGCGCGGGTGAGGCGGCGATGGGCATCATGGGTGCGGGCCAGACGGCGGCCATGGGCAATTTCCTCGCCTTCAGCCGCACGCAGGAAGCCAGCGCCGATGCCGCGGGCGCACAGTACCTGGCCGAGGCTGGCATCTCCGGGCGCGGCAGCCTGGCCTTTTTCGAGCGTTTGCAGAATTACGAGTTTCGCCGCGGCATCAGCCAGAACCGCGACAACGAATACGCCCGCAGCCACCCGATGACGGGTCAGCGCCTTGCCACCTTGCGCGAAGGGTACGTGGCGGATCCGGCCTGGGCCGTGGCCGACGATGCCGGGTTGCAGCAGCGGTTCGAGCGGGTCCAGGCCAAGCTGTTCGGTTACCTGGCCGAACCCGATCGCACCCTGCAGTTCTTTCCCGAGACGATGACCGGGGTGCCGGCCCGCTACGCCCGCGCGCTGGCCTATCACAAGGATGCGCGCATGGACCTGGCGCTGGCCGAGATCGGATCGCTCGTCGCCGATGAACCGGACAACCCCTATTTCCTCGAGCTCGAAGGACAGATCCTGCTCGAATCCGGGCGGGTCCCACAGGCGCTCGAACCCTTGCGCGAGGCGACCCGGCTGACCGGCTCCAATCCGCTGATCGCTTCGTTGCTGGGTCATGCGTTGCTGGCGACCGAGAACCCGGCCAACCTCGACGAGGCGGAAAGCGTGCTGCGCGCCGCCGTGGGCCGCGATCACGAGAATCCCTTCGCCTGGTATCAACTGGGCGTCGTCTACGGCCAGCGCGGCGATTTCGCGCGGGCCCGGCTGGCGAGCGCGGAACAGCAGATCATGTCGGGCAATCCGCAAGGCGCGATGGTCAACGCGCAGGCGGCGGAGGCCGCGCTTCCCGTGAACACGCCAGACTGGATCCGCGCGCAGGACGTGCAGTTGCAGGCGCGCGGAATGCTTGAACGAATGGCCGAACGAAACTAG
- a CDS encoding DsbA family protein codes for MRLLVTIAIALVAGVAGAAAWDFAGFAPDRTRAYLMANPEVLPEAMAELQRRDMAARVAPIRAELEQPFPGAVLGNPEGSVTLVEFSDYACGYCRLSVGHVNALIAQNPDLRVVIREYPILSEGSANAARMALAAAQQGKFEAFHNAMFEQDQPSPEGIRAAAEAAGVDLAQANAAIASGALDTQLQNNVFLGQTLQLSGTPAFIVGDTVLNGAVGTEQLSEAIAEARDS; via the coding sequence ATGCGCCTGCTTGTCACCATTGCCATCGCCCTCGTCGCGGGCGTCGCCGGGGCCGCGGCCTGGGATTTTGCCGGGTTCGCCCCCGATCGCACGCGCGCGTATCTGATGGCCAACCCCGAGGTGCTGCCCGAGGCCATGGCAGAGCTGCAGCGCCGCGACATGGCCGCGCGGGTCGCGCCGATCCGGGCCGAGCTGGAACAGCCCTTTCCCGGCGCGGTCCTGGGCAATCCCGAAGGCAGCGTGACCCTGGTCGAATTCAGCGACTATGCCTGCGGGTATTGTCGCCTTAGCGTGGGCCACGTGAACGCGCTGATCGCGCAGAACCCCGACCTGCGGGTCGTCATCCGCGAATATCCGATCCTCTCGGAAGGCAGCGCCAATGCCGCGCGCATGGCGCTGGCCGCCGCCCAGCAGGGCAAGTTCGAGGCGTTTCACAACGCCATGTTCGAGCAGGATCAGCCGAGCCCGGAAGGCATCCGCGCCGCGGCCGAGGCGGCCGGCGTGGATCTCGCCCAGGCCAACGCCGCCATCGCCTCCGGCGCCCTGGACACCCAGCTGCAGAACAACGTCTTCCTTGGCCAGACCCTGCAACTGAGCGGCACGCCCGCCTTCATCGTGGGCGATACCGTGCTGAACGGCGCGGTCGGGACGGAGCAGCTGAGCGAAGCCATCGCCGAGGCGCGCGATTCATAG
- a CDS encoding sensor histidine kinase, with amino-acid sequence MAMLPFKPTPFFADKNRAFWRLQLIGWGGAFVLRAATSFANERGLDFFAVVLISAITGFSISTVLSVIYNRLITRSPLVTWGATAVVLLIAVLVSAFINAWTIAVYQGGGTGFAQLMLGVSYMDTTLLGAWSALYYAINFFLQVEEQTDRLERLEAQATSAQLAMLRYQLNPHFLFNTLNSISTLVLLKQTAPANAMLTRLSGFLRHTLVTKPGAKVTVAQEVETLQLYLDIERMRFEERLRTEFRIEPDAADACIPSFLLQPLIENSIKYGVSAQEEGARISLAAKVIGQRLRLTVSDTGPGLQGNQNAAEAVARSTQSSTGVGLANIMERLSQAYGEDHRFDIETPPDGGFTVIIEVPYEGVEHADEVATPQKLPPRSRIDASGDRPFGNPPTGAPA; translated from the coding sequence ATGGCGATGCTGCCGTTCAAACCGACCCCGTTCTTCGCGGACAAGAACCGCGCTTTCTGGCGCCTTCAGCTGATCGGCTGGGGCGGCGCTTTCGTCCTGCGCGCGGCGACATCGTTCGCTAACGAGCGTGGACTGGACTTCTTCGCCGTCGTCCTGATCTCGGCCATCACCGGCTTTTCCATCAGCACCGTATTGTCGGTAATCTACAACCGACTCATTACCCGCAGCCCGCTGGTGACCTGGGGCGCGACGGCCGTGGTGTTGCTGATCGCTGTCCTGGTCTCGGCATTTATCAACGCCTGGACGATCGCCGTGTATCAAGGTGGAGGCACCGGCTTTGCACAGCTGATGCTGGGTGTCTCGTACATGGATACCACGTTGCTCGGCGCGTGGTCGGCGCTGTATTACGCCATCAACTTCTTCCTCCAGGTGGAGGAACAGACCGACCGGCTGGAGCGGCTGGAGGCGCAGGCGACCAGCGCGCAGCTCGCCATGCTGCGCTATCAGCTGAACCCGCACTTCCTGTTCAATACCCTCAATTCCATCAGCACGCTGGTGTTGCTGAAACAGACCGCGCCCGCCAACGCCATGCTCACCCGTTTGTCGGGCTTCCTGCGGCATACGCTGGTGACCAAGCCCGGCGCCAAGGTGACCGTGGCGCAGGAGGTGGAGACCTTGCAGCTCTACCTCGATATCGAGCGAATGCGGTTCGAGGAACGGCTGCGCACCGAGTTTCGCATCGAGCCCGATGCGGCGGATGCCTGCATCCCTTCCTTCCTGCTCCAGCCGCTGATCGAGAATTCGATCAAGTACGGCGTTTCGGCGCAGGAAGAGGGCGCGCGCATCAGCCTTGCTGCCAAGGTCATCGGCCAGCGCCTCAGGCTTACCGTCAGCGACACCGGCCCGGGCCTGCAGGGCAACCAGAACGCCGCCGAGGCGGTGGCGCGCAGCACGCAGTCGTCGACCGGCGTGGGCCTTGCCAACATCATGGAGCGGCTCAGCCAGGCCTACGGCGAGGATCATCGCTTCGATATCGAGACCCCGCCCGACGGCGGCTTCACCGTCATCATCGAGGTGCCCTACGAAGGCGTCGAGCACGCCGACGAGGTCGCCACGCCGCAGAAACTTCCCCCCCGCTCACGCATTGATGCGAGCGGGGACCGTCCTTTCGGAAACCCCCCAACCGGAGCCCCCGCATGA
- a CDS encoding LytR/AlgR family response regulator transcription factor, translated as MTIRTILVDDEKLAIQGLQLRLEPFADIEVIETCANGREAIRAIKTLKPDLVFLDIQMPGFDGFSVVKGVMEIDPPLFVFVTAYSEHAIRAFEANAVNYLMKPVDEDKLADTIERVRQRLAEKRSSEEADKLKDVLAEVSPESLEDMDTGEESAGRYEKMINVKDRGQIFRVDVDSIERVEAAGDYMCIYTGENSLILRETMKDLERRLDPKSFQRVHRSIIVNLDQVRQVKPHTNGECFLVLDSGAEVKVSRSYRDVVARFVH; from the coding sequence ATGACCATCCGAACGATTCTCGTCGACGACGAAAAGCTCGCCATTCAGGGCCTGCAGCTGCGTCTCGAACCTTTCGCCGACATCGAGGTGATCGAGACCTGCGCCAACGGACGCGAGGCGATCCGCGCGATCAAGACGCTGAAGCCCGACCTCGTCTTCCTCGACATCCAGATGCCCGGCTTCGACGGCTTCTCCGTGGTCAAGGGCGTGATGGAGATCGATCCGCCGCTGTTCGTCTTCGTCACCGCCTATTCCGAACACGCCATCCGCGCCTTCGAAGCCAATGCCGTGAACTACCTGATGAAGCCGGTCGACGAGGACAAGCTGGCCGACACCATCGAGCGCGTGCGCCAGCGCCTCGCCGAAAAGCGGTCGAGCGAGGAGGCGGACAAGCTGAAGGACGTGCTGGCCGAGGTCAGCCCCGAAAGCCTGGAAGACATGGACACCGGCGAGGAAAGCGCGGGCCGCTACGAAAAGATGATCAACGTCAAGGACCGCGGCCAGATCTTCCGCGTTGACGTGGACAGCATCGAACGGGTGGAGGCCGCGGGCGACTACATGTGCATCTACACCGGCGAGAATTCGCTGATCCTGCGCGAGACGATGAAGGACCTCGAGCGCCGCCTCGATCCGAAGAGTTTCCAGCGCGTCCACCGCTCCATCATCGTCAATCTCGATCAGGTGCGGCAGGTGAAGCCGCACACCAACGGCGAATGCTTCCTCGTGCTCGACAGCGGGGCGGAGGTGAAAGTAAGCCGCAGCTATCGCGACGTGGTGGCGCGGTTCGTGCATTAG
- the nadC gene encoding carboxylating nicotinate-nucleotide diphosphorylase has translation MNFELTGFDLDAFVSATLAEDLGQGLSGGGQDVTAMSVIPADARFQGVMDSRDAIAVAGLPIAAAFFRALDPDMKIEVLAEEGTQVPPGTNLMHLSGNARAMLTAERSALNTVQHLCGVATLVRQYVTAMDNPACTLLDTRKTIPGLRHLEKYAVRMGGGANHRMGLWDAAMIKDNHILVAGGVGEAVRRAREAGVADIICEVDRVDQIEPALAAGATRLLLDNMDPATLREAVTVVAGRVLTEASGGITLDTIRAKAATGVDFVSVGRLTQSAPAADIGLDFTPL, from the coding sequence ATGAATTTCGAACTCACCGGCTTCGATCTCGATGCCTTTGTCAGTGCCACGCTGGCCGAGGATCTGGGCCAAGGCCTGTCCGGCGGCGGGCAGGACGTAACCGCGATGAGCGTCATTCCCGCCGACGCGCGCTTCCAGGGCGTGATGGACAGCCGCGATGCGATTGCCGTCGCCGGGCTGCCGATTGCCGCGGCGTTCTTCCGCGCACTCGATCCGGACATGAAGATCGAGGTGCTGGCGGAGGAAGGCACGCAGGTGCCCCCCGGGACGAACCTCATGCACCTGTCAGGCAACGCCCGCGCCATGCTGACGGCGGAGCGCAGCGCCCTCAACACGGTGCAGCACCTTTGCGGCGTCGCCACGCTGGTGCGCCAATACGTTACCGCGATGGACAATCCGGCCTGCACCCTGCTCGACACGCGCAAGACCATCCCCGGCCTGCGCCATCTTGAAAAATACGCGGTGCGCATGGGCGGCGGGGCGAACCACCGCATGGGCCTGTGGGATGCGGCGATGATCAAGGACAACCACATTCTCGTCGCCGGCGGCGTGGGCGAGGCGGTGCGCCGTGCGCGAGAGGCAGGCGTGGCCGATATCATCTGCGAGGTCGACCGGGTCGACCAGATCGAACCCGCGCTGGCCGCGGGCGCGACGCGCCTGTTGCTCGACAACATGGATCCCGCAACCTTGCGCGAAGCGGTGACGGTCGTCGCGGGGCGCGTTCTCACGGAGGCGAGCGGGGGCATCACCCTCGACACGATCCGCGCCAAGGCCGCCACCGGGGTCGATTTCGTCTCGGTCGGCCGGCTCACCCAGAGCGCGCCTGCGGCCGACATCGGCCTCGACTTTACCCCGCTCTGA
- a CDS encoding ribonuclease T2 family protein has protein sequence MVRPARWLTAALLAAALGLPQLAAAQAYQCRVPSGPVSLPRVERDGPVRQTRVTGYTLALSWSPEFCRSRQDSARHARQCSGREGRFAFTVHGLWPEGTRGQWPQWCPTRRQPSPRAAAGALCMTPDAALIAHEWARHGACMTPDPDTYLAITGILWRSLRWPDFDRLSRREGLTAGDIRTTFADANPYWDAEDVGLVLSDRGWLREMRLCYGADFMPTACDARRFGPGDRARVNIWRGL, from the coding sequence ATGGTTCGCCCGGCCCGCTGGCTGACCGCGGCGTTGCTGGCGGCGGCGCTCGGGCTGCCGCAGCTTGCCGCGGCGCAGGCCTACCAATGCCGTGTTCCCAGTGGCCCTGTATCCCTGCCCCGCGTCGAGCGCGATGGCCCGGTGCGCCAGACACGGGTGACCGGTTACACCCTGGCGCTCAGCTGGAGCCCGGAGTTCTGCCGCTCCCGGCAGGACTCCGCGCGGCACGCCCGCCAGTGTTCGGGGCGAGAGGGTCGCTTCGCCTTTACCGTCCACGGCCTCTGGCCCGAGGGCACGCGTGGGCAATGGCCCCAGTGGTGCCCCACCCGCCGCCAGCCCAGCCCGCGCGCAGCGGCCGGCGCCCTGTGCATGACGCCCGATGCCGCGCTCATCGCCCATGAATGGGCGCGCCACGGCGCCTGTATGACGCCAGACCCGGACACCTACCTCGCAATAACCGGTATCCTGTGGCGGAGCCTGCGCTGGCCCGACTTCGATCGCCTGTCCCGCCGCGAAGGGCTGACCGCAGGCGATATCCGCACGACCTTTGCCGACGCCAACCCGTACTGGGATGCCGAGGATGTCGGCCTGGTCCTGTCAGATCGCGGCTGGCTGCGGGAAATGCGCCTGTGCTACGGCGCGGACTTCATGCCCACCGCCTGCGATGCGCGCCGGTTCGGACCGGGTGACCGTGCCCGCGTCAACATCTGGCGCGGCCTTTGA
- a CDS encoding nucleoside deaminase, which yields MARWQISPPMALALDLARTAAAGGEVPVGAVVVRDGVIVGEGHNLTRTTCDPTAHAEIVAIRRAAEALGDERLTGCDLYVTLEPCAMCAGAIAHARIGRLYYGASDPKGGGVEHGAQVFRHAQCLHVPEVYSGMGGGEAAELLRGFFAERR from the coding sequence ATGGCCCGCTGGCAAATCTCCCCCCCGATGGCCCTCGCGCTGGACCTGGCCCGCACGGCGGCGGCCGGGGGCGAGGTGCCGGTGGGTGCAGTCGTGGTGCGCGACGGCGTTATCGTGGGCGAGGGGCACAATCTCACCCGTACCACCTGCGATCCCACCGCCCATGCCGAGATCGTGGCCATTCGCCGGGCGGCCGAGGCCCTGGGCGACGAGCGGCTGACGGGGTGCGACCTCTACGTCACGCTGGAGCCTTGCGCCATGTGCGCCGGCGCCATTGCCCACGCGCGAATCGGGCGGCTCTATTACGGCGCGAGCGATCCCAAGGGCGGCGGGGTGGAGCATGGCGCGCAGGTGTTTCGCCACGCGCAATGCCTGCACGTGCCAGAGGTCTATTCCGGCATGGGCGGAGGCGAGGCGGCCGAATTGTTGCGCGGCTTCTTCGCCGAGCGGCGCTGA
- the rpmB gene encoding 50S ribosomal protein L28, which translates to MSRICELTGKGRQTGHNVSHANNKTKRVFLPNLQNVTLMSEKLGTSHKFRVSTHGLRSVEHNGGLDNWLMKTRDEKLSNRAQKVKRELKKAAKEAAAA; encoded by the coding sequence ATGTCGCGCATCTGCGAACTTACCGGCAAGGGCCGCCAGACCGGCCACAACGTCAGCCACGCCAACAACAAGACCAAGCGCGTCTTTCTGCCCAACCTGCAGAACGTCACGCTGATGAGCGAGAAGCTGGGCACCAGCCACAAGTTCCGCGTGTCGACCCACGGCCTGCGCAGCGTTGAGCACAACGGCGGTCTCGACAACTGGCTGATGAAGACCCGTGACGAGAAGCTTTCGAATCGCGCCCAGAAGGTGAAGCGCGAACTGAAGAAGGCTGCCAAGGAAGCCGCTGCCGCATAA
- a CDS encoding esterase-like activity of phytase family protein yields MGARRQPMSARRALAIAVLVLGLAPGTFVRTPVPEKRADGVEVRRAGDLPPLMQLAGFERVGVWELASPNIDFGGFSALVYLDGRQRLRAFSDRGIRMTMALPDGPQAGEAQFNAVWERGRLSPTAPDIEAAVRDPASGTYWIASEGTNAVWRYSAASRLEALRQPLEWSRWPENAGPEAMAQLPDGRFLVLPEGHATGVIHPGDPTVEAPARRFAVTVPEAYSATDLAALPDGRVLVLLRHVVAAYPPFTAALGIANPAELDNGDVLMVRLLLDLDSMVPRENYEGMALQPLDDGRMAAWIIADDNLASFQRTLLVKLAFDPAQMSPTRIGTRP; encoded by the coding sequence ATGGGGGCACGCCGCCAGCCCATGTCCGCGCGCCGCGCGCTGGCGATTGCCGTGCTCGTGCTCGGCCTTGCGCCCGGCACCTTCGTGCGCACGCCGGTGCCCGAAAAGCGGGCCGACGGGGTCGAGGTGCGGCGCGCAGGCGATCTGCCACCATTGATGCAGCTGGCAGGTTTCGAGCGGGTCGGCGTGTGGGAACTTGCCAGCCCCAACATCGACTTCGGCGGCTTCTCGGCGCTGGTCTATCTCGATGGGCGCCAGCGGCTGCGGGCGTTTTCCGATCGCGGCATTCGCATGACGATGGCGCTGCCCGATGGCCCGCAGGCGGGGGAAGCGCAGTTCAACGCCGTGTGGGAACGCGGGCGGCTGTCGCCCACCGCCCCCGATATCGAGGCGGCTGTGCGTGATCCCGCCAGCGGCACCTACTGGATCGCCTCCGAAGGCACCAACGCCGTGTGGCGCTATTCCGCGGCCAGCCGGCTGGAGGCGCTGCGCCAGCCACTCGAATGGTCGCGCTGGCCTGAAAACGCCGGACCTGAGGCGATGGCGCAGTTGCCCGACGGCCGCTTCCTGGTGCTGCCCGAAGGCCACGCCACGGGCGTGATCCACCCGGGCGACCCGACTGTGGAAGCCCCGGCCCGGCGGTTCGCGGTGACCGTGCCCGAGGCCTACAGCGCCACCGATCTTGCCGCGCTGCCCGATGGCCGGGTGCTGGTGCTGCTGCGCCACGTGGTGGCGGCCTATCCCCCCTTCACGGCCGCACTGGGCATCGCTAATCCGGCGGAACTCGATAACGGCGACGTGCTGATGGTGCGGCTGCTGCTCGACCTCGATTCCATGGTCCCGCGCGAGAACTATGAGGGCATGGCCCTCCAGCCGCTGGACGACGGGCGGATGGCTGCCTGGATCATCGCCGACGACAACCTCGCCTCGTTCCAGCGCACCCTGCTGGTTAAGCTGGCGTTCGATCCCGCCCAAATGAGTCCCACCCGAATCGGGACGCGGCCATGA